In Luteolibacter sp. Y139, the following proteins share a genomic window:
- a CDS encoding beta strand repeat-containing protein: protein MRPKTTPLLALFVLTASAHGAAQIWDVTQGDGSTVTGGSGTWLNGGPNWNNGTTDSTWATGDTATFQAANDLGTYAVTVGDPITTGQSVTSLTFNNSGYTLRAAAAQTISLGTGTTDCSIRVAPGKTATIGDNLTVKKGGTPGLLGLFGGGTLNVGSGTANGGAVLQNPGTGISFEMRNGTTLDVKTGGTLLCARSGVVGSTVVDTNTHRLKISGGTVTMANGGVAACTLVLGNNTSGQTSTSVLDMTAGELNNQTVDGSLRFGPVTAGNSTVCNATANLDGGTMTVARIFQGAQTGTGVTNSTFNFNGGTVKVLPGTTTAATFMSGLDFAYVKSGGAIINTDGVTGNNGNVVIAQPLLDGGGGGGLTKEGTGTLTLTGASTYTGATTINGGKLAIVAPNSISATTVNNNARLKINSSGATPANVPAVSLNAGSGLEFDFGSYNAANQPALAVGTLNANANYTIDLTGINIPGGSTTITLLNYTTKNGTGTPVAGNLPLGLTLTGPPVDTGTSIQITVATGSAVAFTYSKGDGTWDTSSLNWNANAAAYAEPAVVTFPNITDAVDGINTVTLDSNRSPFSIDITNTGDYDTTAYTFTGAGGITGTTGITKTGSGLARFATPNSSYSGNVTINAGAVIKEAADNTTGNITVATDATFALAGNITDGSGQTITIAGPGQVNQNYFYTGAANQRGAFQAQGGNVTWAGNIALSGTTGTGGTTRIGVQNGSTLTLTGTISEALAGISPYFRAGDSALDTITIAGTCLWTGPTRLYSNGGAIMISGNDRFPTSVDLIVGNTAGATGSPTFDLAGFNQTVAALGGAANANGLNPPIVKNSGLTLSTLTLNPTTAGSFPGVIQDNVKLVVGGTATQTLTGDNTYTADTTINAGGHLTIGTTGELLCYPTTNGLTNSVGGSGTLQYDGTLRIDIFGANATPGNSWTLVNTAGLTVTYGSTFAVTSYAGDFAETEVNSGIWRLVDGGIAWTFTESTGKLSVATYVAAPFDNWIGNYFPGETDPAIVGKDADPDHDGISNFAEFAMNGAPDNIADSGYHVMALQDTNANAQKELTITLAVRKAGGSPVFTGSPLSAISDGVKYTIEGSLDLVFPTSAVSEASPATGPGGLPAEYEYRRFRLNASEGLPAKGFLRVKTEPNP from the coding sequence ATGAGACCCAAAACAACTCCACTTCTTGCCTTGTTTGTTCTAACTGCCAGTGCCCATGGCGCCGCCCAGATCTGGGATGTGACGCAAGGCGATGGTTCCACCGTTACCGGCGGCAGCGGCACTTGGCTGAACGGCGGTCCCAACTGGAACAACGGCACCACGGACTCGACCTGGGCGACGGGAGACACCGCCACCTTCCAAGCGGCGAACGATCTTGGAACTTACGCCGTCACGGTGGGGGACCCGATCACGACGGGCCAGTCCGTGACCTCGCTCACCTTCAACAACTCCGGCTACACCCTGCGGGCCGCTGCGGCCCAGACCATCTCGCTGGGTACCGGCACCACCGACTGCTCCATCCGGGTCGCTCCCGGGAAGACCGCCACCATCGGTGACAATCTAACCGTCAAGAAGGGCGGCACTCCGGGGCTCCTCGGCTTGTTCGGTGGTGGAACGCTCAACGTCGGTTCAGGCACCGCCAACGGCGGAGCCGTGCTGCAGAACCCGGGCACCGGTATCAGCTTCGAAATGCGGAACGGCACCACGCTGGACGTCAAAACCGGTGGAACTCTGCTGTGCGCGCGGAGTGGCGTCGTCGGCTCCACCGTGGTGGATACCAACACGCACCGGCTGAAAATTTCCGGTGGCACGGTCACGATGGCCAATGGCGGCGTGGCTGCATGCACCCTGGTGCTCGGCAATAACACCAGCGGCCAGACCTCCACCTCCGTTCTCGATATGACGGCCGGAGAACTCAACAACCAGACCGTTGACGGCAGCCTGCGCTTCGGTCCGGTCACCGCGGGGAATAGCACCGTTTGCAATGCCACCGCGAACTTGGACGGAGGCACCATGACCGTCGCCCGCATCTTCCAAGGTGCGCAGACCGGCACCGGTGTGACCAACTCCACGTTCAATTTCAACGGTGGCACAGTGAAAGTGCTACCCGGCACCACGACGGCGGCCACCTTCATGTCGGGCTTGGATTTTGCCTATGTGAAATCCGGCGGGGCCATCATCAATACCGACGGAGTCACCGGCAACAATGGCAACGTGGTCATTGCCCAGCCCCTGCTGGATGGCGGTGGCGGCGGCGGACTCACCAAGGAAGGAACCGGCACGCTCACACTCACCGGCGCTAGCACCTATACCGGCGCGACCACGATCAATGGTGGAAAGCTCGCCATCGTCGCTCCGAACTCCATCAGCGCGACGACGGTCAACAATAACGCGCGCCTCAAGATCAACTCATCCGGGGCCACTCCGGCAAACGTCCCCGCCGTTTCGCTCAATGCGGGAAGTGGCCTTGAGTTCGACTTTGGATCCTACAACGCGGCCAACCAGCCCGCGCTCGCTGTTGGCACCCTCAATGCGAACGCGAACTATACCATCGACCTCACCGGTATCAATATCCCGGGTGGATCGACGACCATCACCCTTCTCAACTACACCACGAAGAACGGCACCGGAACCCCTGTCGCTGGCAATCTTCCGCTGGGACTCACGCTGACGGGACCGCCGGTCGATACCGGAACCTCCATCCAAATCACCGTGGCCACCGGTTCGGCCGTGGCATTCACCTACTCGAAAGGTGACGGCACCTGGGACACCTCCTCGCTCAATTGGAACGCCAACGCTGCCGCCTATGCCGAGCCAGCCGTGGTGACATTCCCCAATATTACGGATGCGGTCGATGGCATCAATACCGTCACCCTCGACTCCAATCGCTCGCCATTCTCGATCGATATCACCAACACCGGTGACTACGACACCACCGCCTATACCTTCACTGGTGCCGGCGGGATCACCGGTACCACCGGCATCACCAAAACCGGCTCGGGACTCGCGAGATTCGCCACCCCCAACAGTTCGTATTCCGGCAACGTCACCATCAACGCCGGAGCGGTGATCAAGGAAGCTGCGGACAATACCACCGGCAATATCACGGTCGCGACCGACGCCACCTTTGCCCTTGCCGGCAACATCACCGACGGCAGTGGCCAGACCATCACCATCGCCGGACCCGGACAGGTCAACCAGAACTACTTCTACACCGGTGCCGCCAACCAGCGTGGCGCGTTCCAAGCGCAGGGGGGCAACGTCACCTGGGCTGGCAATATCGCCCTGTCCGGAACCACCGGCACCGGCGGAACCACCCGGATCGGCGTGCAGAACGGCTCCACCCTCACTCTAACCGGAACGATCTCCGAGGCGCTCGCAGGAATAAGTCCTTATTTCCGCGCCGGAGACAGCGCCTTGGACACCATCACCATCGCGGGCACCTGCTTGTGGACCGGACCCACCCGTCTCTACTCGAACGGTGGAGCCATCATGATTTCCGGCAATGACAGGTTCCCGACCTCCGTCGATCTGATCGTCGGGAATACCGCCGGAGCCACCGGCTCGCCGACCTTCGATCTCGCGGGATTCAACCAAACCGTGGCGGCACTCGGAGGAGCCGCCAATGCCAACGGACTCAACCCGCCCATCGTTAAAAATTCCGGGCTCACTCTTTCGACCCTGACGCTCAACCCGACGACGGCCGGCAGCTTTCCCGGCGTCATTCAGGACAATGTCAAACTCGTTGTCGGAGGGACCGCTACCCAGACCCTCACCGGTGACAATACCTACACTGCCGATACCACCATCAATGCGGGGGGGCATCTCACCATCGGCACGACCGGTGAACTGCTGTGCTATCCGACGACCAACGGTCTCACCAATTCGGTGGGCGGCAGCGGAACCCTTCAATATGACGGCACGCTCCGGATCGACATCTTCGGTGCCAACGCGACCCCCGGCAATTCATGGACGCTGGTGAATACCGCCGGTCTGACGGTGACCTACGGAAGCACCTTCGCGGTGACTAGCTATGCCGGAGACTTTGCCGAGACGGAGGTGAACTCCGGAATCTGGAGATTGGTGGATGGCGGGATCGCATGGACGTTCACCGAATCGACCGGAAAGCTCTCGGTTGCCACCTATGTTGCAGCTCCGTTCGACAATTGGATCGGCAACTATTTCCCAGGCGAAACCGATCCTGCCATCGTCGGCAAGGACGCGGATCCCGATCACGATGGGATCAGCAACTTCGCCGAGTTCGCGATGAACGGTGCGCCTGACAACATCGCGGATAGCGGCTATCATGTGATGGCTCTCCAGGACACCAATGCGAACGCGCAAAAGGAGCTGACGATCACGCTCGCGGTTCGCAAGGCCGGCGGTTCACCCGTCTTCACGGGCTCGCCGCTGTCAGCCATCTCGGATGGCGTAAAATACACGATCGAAGGCTCGCTCGATCTGGTGTTCCCCACCAGTGCAGTCAGCGAAGCTTCGCCTGCCACCGGTCCCGGTGGACTCCCCGCGGAATATGAATATCGGCGCTTCCGGCTCAATGCCTCCGAAGGTCTCCCCGCCAAGGGATTCCTGCGGGTGAAGACCGAACCCAATCCGTGA
- a CDS encoding FAD-dependent oxidoreductase: MQLVSPIRSAIFLVLSLCAASVSAHPEDFDVVVYGGTSGGITAAVAAAKMGKKVALVSPTVQLGGLTTSGLGWTDLGRNQGTKIVGGLSKDFYHRVYLHYAAQPNWNTVKSMAGQHTSGFDQTNQLGYIFEPKVATKIYDEMLGETTVEVFTGLLDLDDGVAMTGQRITSIKLEDGRVFVAKMFIDASYEGDVMAGAGVSFTVGREASSVYGESINGVQNPVTNEVVAGVDPYKVKGNPASGLLPGINASVAPNGTGDGALQAFCYRLCLTNNAANRVMVAKPAGYKDEDFELVLRAVEAGQTQFLKMDAMPNAKTDSNNKGGVSLDYIGRNWGLGWDWSTLNHQQRAALAAEHAYWHLGLLWTIQNHPRVLAKVGASGLYSGWGLPLDEFTDTGHFPPQLYVREARRMVSDYVMTTKNCAGTIVAPDSVGMGAYTMDSHHIQRFNDNGSVKNEGGVGEEVPAPYPISYRSLIPKVGQCENLLVPWCLSASHAAFASARMEPVFMAMGESSAVAAALAINDGTSVQQVPYAKLASVLRVKGQVLTQSAASGIVVDSEDATGVTITGAWTASTGTAGFNGASYLHDGNEGQGQKSVRFTPVIPTTGNYRVSLRWSAHANRATNVPITITRAGGTSSATVNQQQNGGTWFDLGVFNFTAGTTGNLLLTNTGTNGYVVADAAMWTPVGALTTVQIFSPVPGTTRGDSVPGSVVFSRDGDIASALQVFYQMSGSAGASGFSPQPTGAVVIPAGRREFELPLAAVSSAIPQGEKTLVLQLSPSAAYSLAGTTSVTITVRDTAFDSWRFDHFNPTQLGNPAISGPFADPDGSGVVNLLRFFSGTGKMPRTSLLAQGDLLYFQFDRARAAAGLEYVVEESSDMSHWSESPRLPLHAPVEDHGQIQQIRIPVRSSTPLADGTRFFRLNVTP, encoded by the coding sequence ATGCAGCTTGTTTCACCCATCCGTTCCGCCATTTTCCTGGTTCTTTCGCTTTGTGCCGCATCGGTATCTGCGCATCCCGAGGACTTCGATGTGGTGGTGTATGGCGGCACGTCCGGCGGCATCACCGCTGCGGTGGCGGCGGCGAAGATGGGGAAGAAAGTCGCGCTGGTGTCTCCCACCGTCCAGCTCGGTGGGCTCACCACCAGCGGCCTGGGATGGACGGATCTGGGAAGAAACCAGGGAACAAAAATCGTCGGCGGGCTCAGCAAGGATTTCTACCACCGCGTCTATCTTCACTACGCCGCGCAGCCGAACTGGAACACGGTCAAGTCGATGGCCGGGCAGCATACCTCCGGCTTCGACCAGACCAACCAGCTTGGGTATATCTTCGAGCCCAAGGTCGCCACGAAGATCTATGATGAGATGCTTGGCGAGACGACGGTGGAGGTTTTCACCGGCCTGCTCGATCTCGACGATGGCGTGGCTATGACCGGCCAGCGGATCACCTCCATCAAGCTTGAGGATGGTCGCGTCTTCGTGGCGAAGATGTTCATCGATGCGAGCTATGAGGGCGATGTGATGGCGGGAGCGGGTGTCAGCTTTACCGTCGGCCGCGAGGCGAGTTCGGTCTACGGGGAATCGATCAACGGAGTGCAGAACCCGGTGACCAACGAGGTCGTGGCAGGTGTCGATCCGTACAAGGTGAAGGGAAATCCGGCGAGCGGCTTGCTGCCCGGTATCAACGCCAGTGTAGCCCCGAACGGCACCGGCGATGGAGCGCTCCAGGCATTCTGCTACCGGCTGTGCCTTACCAACAATGCGGCGAATCGCGTGATGGTGGCGAAGCCTGCGGGCTACAAGGATGAGGATTTCGAATTGGTGCTGCGTGCGGTCGAGGCGGGGCAGACGCAGTTCCTGAAGATGGACGCGATGCCGAATGCGAAGACCGATTCCAACAACAAGGGCGGCGTTTCCCTCGACTACATCGGCAGGAATTGGGGGCTGGGATGGGATTGGTCCACGCTCAATCACCAGCAGAGAGCAGCACTGGCCGCGGAGCACGCCTATTGGCATCTCGGCCTGCTTTGGACGATCCAGAATCACCCGCGTGTACTGGCGAAAGTGGGCGCAAGCGGTCTCTATTCCGGCTGGGGACTGCCGCTGGACGAGTTCACGGATACCGGCCATTTCCCGCCGCAGCTCTATGTGCGCGAGGCGCGTCGAATGGTCTCGGACTACGTGATGACCACGAAGAACTGCGCGGGTACGATCGTCGCGCCGGATTCCGTGGGCATGGGCGCCTATACCATGGACTCCCACCATATCCAGCGCTTCAACGACAACGGCTCGGTGAAGAACGAGGGTGGTGTAGGCGAGGAGGTTCCCGCGCCCTATCCGATTTCCTATCGCTCGCTGATCCCGAAGGTGGGCCAGTGCGAAAACCTGCTGGTTCCCTGGTGTCTCTCTGCTTCGCATGCGGCCTTCGCCTCGGCCCGGATGGAGCCCGTCTTCATGGCGATGGGAGAGTCCTCGGCCGTGGCCGCCGCACTGGCGATCAATGATGGCACCAGCGTCCAACAGGTTCCCTACGCGAAGCTGGCGTCGGTGCTGAGGGTGAAAGGCCAGGTGCTCACCCAGTCCGCGGCCTCCGGCATTGTCGTCGATTCCGAGGATGCCACCGGCGTCACCATCACCGGAGCATGGACCGCGTCAACCGGAACCGCCGGCTTCAACGGAGCCAGCTACCTTCACGATGGCAATGAGGGGCAGGGACAGAAATCCGTCCGTTTCACTCCCGTGATCCCTACCACCGGGAACTATCGTGTCTCGCTCCGTTGGAGCGCCCATGCCAACCGGGCCACCAATGTTCCGATCACCATCACCCGTGCCGGCGGCACCAGCAGCGCGACGGTGAACCAGCAGCAGAACGGCGGCACGTGGTTCGATCTCGGCGTCTTCAACTTCACCGCGGGAACCACCGGCAACCTGCTTCTAACAAACACGGGCACCAATGGATACGTCGTCGCCGACGCCGCGATGTGGACGCCGGTCGGCGCGCTGACCACAGTCCAGATCTTCTCTCCCGTCCCCGGCACCACCCGCGGCGATAGCGTGCCGGGGTCCGTCGTATTCAGCCGTGATGGCGACATTGCTTCCGCGCTGCAGGTTTTCTATCAGATGTCGGGAAGTGCTGGCGCTTCCGGCTTTTCGCCGCAGCCCACTGGAGCCGTCGTCATACCGGCGGGCAGGCGTGAATTCGAACTGCCGCTCGCCGCTGTTTCCTCCGCCATTCCGCAAGGCGAGAAGACTCTCGTCCTCCAGTTGTCCCCCAGCGCCGCCTATTCGCTGGCTGGAACCACTTCCGTCACGATCACCGTGCGCGACACGGCCTTCGACTCCTGGCGCTTCGACCACTTCAATCCAACGCAGCTCGGCAACCCGGCCATCTCCGGCCCGTTCGCAGATCCGGATGGCAGCGGCGTGGTCAATCTCCTCCGGTTTTTCAGCGGCACCGGGAAGATGCCCCGCACTTCCCTGCTGGCGCAGGGAGATCTCCTCTACTTCCAGTTCGACCGCGCCCGCGCCGCAGCCGGTCTCGAGTATGTCGTCGAGGAATCCAGTGACATGTCCCACTGGAGCGAGTCGCCGCGGTTGCCCCTGCACGCCCCGGTTGAGGATCACGGCCAGATCCAGCAGATCCGGATTCCCGTCCGCTCCTCCACTCCGCTGGCCGATGGAACGAGATTTTTCCGACTCAACGTCACTCCCTAA
- a CDS encoding FAD-dependent oxidoreductase, which produces MNRFFPVFAALVLPVFAEPASYDVVVYGGTSGGVIAAVQVAKSGRSVVLVSPTVHLGGLTTSGLGWTDLGKSSILGGLSREFYHRVYQRYQDAGAWNWQSRASFGNSGQGGPAFNDTTQVASVFEPKVAEAVFGSMIAEEHVPVITGRLKLDGGVVMSGGKINRLKLEDGREFAGKMFIDASYEGDLLPGAGVSFTVGREANAANGENYNGIQSDRATKNQLRAGIDPYVTPGNAASGLLPGVNADAGGSDGSADDRLQAYCFRMVLTDVAANRVMVAKPPGYNEADYELLFRSIDAGQTGGFFKLDLMPNRKTDSNNTGGISTDFIGKNYGPGWNWATLNHDQRQALAKEHENWQRGLIWALQNSPRVPASIRDAYAKWGLPADEFTDNGNWPWQLYVREARRMVSDYVMRQAHCSGALVAPDSIGLAAYNMDSHHAQRHVKNGQVVNEGDVQMPVGTPYPVSYRSIVPKAGECANLLVPWSLSATHMAFGSIRMEPVFMILSQSAAIAADLAIDGNLPVQQVPYSKLRPALLAASQALGEAAMPAPMSVVDNSDVALVAVTGAWTSGTSTTGFVGSDYVHDGNADQGSKQVAYSVPAGTTGMQRVFMRWTSHANRATNVPVEIVRAGGSTTITVNQRNDGGKWNLLGSFNGVEKVIVKNAGANGYVVADAVGFSPASESDDSDLRKLEPGQTEPTALVAALAAGQPRKVVVYGTSLTANGAWVSQMSQWLSAKYPNLLTMINSGMSGKNSAEGLAQLQTKVLAHHPDTVFIEFAMNDAFLYSDGTPQLSVDQARANLNAMIDAILAQNPKSEIILQTMNTVWNSPTGSNASATLRPNLAAYYEMYRSVAATRGLMLIDHQPAWAALQQGDLATFQSWVPDGVHPVAAGLSKVVLPLLKWKLTGGRM; this is translated from the coding sequence TTGAATCGATTTTTTCCCGTTTTTGCCGCGCTGGTGCTTCCCGTTTTTGCCGAGCCTGCTTCCTATGATGTGGTCGTATATGGAGGCACTTCGGGCGGGGTGATTGCGGCGGTGCAGGTGGCGAAGTCGGGGCGATCGGTGGTGCTGGTTTCGCCGACGGTGCATCTCGGCGGTCTCACGACGAGCGGGCTTGGGTGGACGGACCTTGGCAAGAGCTCGATTCTTGGGGGATTGAGCCGTGAGTTCTACCACCGGGTCTATCAGCGCTATCAGGATGCCGGTGCGTGGAATTGGCAGAGCCGCGCGAGCTTCGGGAATTCGGGGCAGGGCGGGCCGGCATTCAATGACACGACGCAGGTGGCCTCGGTGTTCGAACCGAAGGTGGCGGAGGCCGTCTTTGGCTCGATGATCGCGGAGGAGCACGTGCCGGTGATCACGGGGCGGCTGAAGCTTGATGGCGGCGTGGTGATGAGTGGCGGCAAGATCAACCGGCTGAAGCTGGAGGACGGCCGCGAATTCGCAGGGAAGATGTTCATCGATGCGAGCTATGAGGGCGACCTGCTGCCGGGTGCGGGAGTGAGCTTCACCGTGGGCCGCGAGGCGAATGCGGCGAATGGAGAGAACTACAATGGAATCCAGTCCGATCGGGCGACGAAGAACCAGCTGCGTGCCGGCATCGATCCGTATGTGACGCCGGGCAATGCGGCGAGCGGTCTGCTGCCGGGTGTGAATGCGGATGCGGGCGGCAGCGATGGGAGTGCGGACGACCGGCTTCAGGCGTATTGTTTCCGGATGGTGCTGACGGACGTGGCGGCGAACCGCGTGATGGTGGCCAAGCCGCCGGGATACAACGAGGCCGACTACGAACTGCTTTTCCGCTCGATCGATGCGGGGCAGACGGGAGGCTTCTTCAAGCTCGACCTGATGCCGAACCGCAAGACGGACTCTAACAACACCGGCGGCATCTCGACGGATTTCATCGGGAAGAACTACGGGCCGGGCTGGAATTGGGCGACGCTCAATCACGACCAGCGGCAGGCGCTGGCGAAGGAGCATGAGAACTGGCAGCGCGGTCTGATCTGGGCGCTGCAGAATAGCCCGCGCGTGCCGGCTTCGATCCGCGACGCGTATGCCAAGTGGGGTTTGCCCGCGGATGAATTCACGGACAATGGGAACTGGCCGTGGCAGCTCTATGTGCGCGAGGCGCGGCGGATGGTATCCGACTATGTGATGAGGCAGGCGCACTGCAGCGGGGCGTTGGTGGCCCCCGACTCGATCGGGCTTGCGGCTTACAACATGGATTCGCATCACGCGCAGCGCCATGTGAAGAACGGGCAGGTGGTAAACGAAGGGGATGTGCAGATGCCGGTGGGGACTCCCTATCCGGTATCGTATCGCTCGATCGTGCCGAAGGCGGGCGAGTGCGCGAACCTGCTGGTGCCGTGGAGTCTTTCAGCCACTCACATGGCCTTCGGGTCGATCCGGATGGAGCCGGTGTTCATGATTCTCTCGCAGTCGGCGGCGATCGCGGCGGATCTGGCAATCGATGGGAACCTTCCGGTGCAGCAGGTTCCCTACTCGAAGCTCCGCCCGGCATTGCTGGCGGCCAGCCAGGCACTCGGGGAGGCGGCGATGCCCGCGCCGATGTCGGTGGTGGATAACAGCGATGTCGCGCTCGTCGCGGTGACCGGTGCCTGGACTTCCGGGACCTCGACTACGGGTTTCGTGGGGTCGGACTATGTGCACGACGGCAATGCGGACCAAGGGAGCAAACAGGTCGCTTATTCCGTGCCGGCCGGGACGACGGGGATGCAGCGCGTCTTCATGCGCTGGACCTCTCATGCGAACCGCGCGACGAACGTGCCGGTAGAGATCGTCCGTGCCGGAGGAAGTACGACGATCACCGTAAATCAGCGGAACGACGGCGGGAAATGGAACCTGCTCGGCTCCTTCAACGGGGTGGAAAAGGTGATCGTGAAAAATGCGGGGGCGAATGGCTATGTTGTCGCCGATGCGGTGGGGTTTTCCCCTGCCTCGGAAAGCGATGACAGCGACTTGCGGAAGCTGGAGCCGGGTCAGACGGAACCAACGGCATTGGTCGCGGCGCTTGCGGCGGGGCAGCCGCGGAAGGTGGTGGTCTATGGGACCAGCCTGACGGCGAATGGCGCGTGGGTGAGCCAGATGAGCCAGTGGCTATCGGCGAAGTATCCAAACTTGCTGACGATGATTAACAGCGGGATGAGCGGAAAGAACTCGGCGGAGGGCCTGGCGCAGCTCCAGACGAAGGTGCTGGCTCATCATCCGGACACGGTCTTCATCGAATTTGCGATGAACGACGCGTTTCTCTACAGCGATGGGACGCCGCAGCTCAGCGTGGATCAGGCGCGAGCGAACCTGAATGCGATGATCGATGCGATCCTGGCGCAGAATCCGAAGTCCGAGATCATCCTGCAGACGATGAACACGGTGTGGAACTCACCGACCGGCAGCAATGCGTCCGCGACGCTGCGCCCGAATCTCGCCGCCTACTACGAGATGTATCGTAGCGTCGCCGCCACGCGCGGATTGATGCTGATCGATCATCAGCCGGCCTGGGCGGCGCTGCAGCAGGGCGACCTTGCCACTTTCCAGTCGTGGGTCCCGGACGGGGTTCATCCGGTAGCGGCAGGATTGAGCAAGGTCGTCCTGCCGCTGCTGAAGTGGAAGCTGACGGGGGGGAGGATGTAG